The sequence GCCGTCCTTGTGAACGGTCACGTTCTCACTATCGAGGCGGCGGGCCACCATGTTTCCCGCGGGATCGTAGGCGATCCGGAACGTGTGTTTGTCATCAAGGCCGGAGACTCGATCGGAGGCTGCCCTCGGGATGTTGATAGCCTCTCCAATTCCGAAGGTGAAGATGCTGGATTGCCCCGCGGCACTGTACTCCCTGGGATCCAGAACGTAACCATCGATCCGATAGGTATCCACGGTGGCCACGAGCTTGCCCGGTGGTTCGATGTTTCCGCGGACCGGAAGATTGAGGGTCGGATACCGCTTCGCCAAGGAGCCCAGAGTGCGGGGTTTCGAGAAAGTTTCGGACGAAGTGGGCTGACCCAGATGCCCAATGACCTTTGCGCGGTTGAAGGAGGCGTTCCCCGCCGTGTACTCGGTCAGGTCCGTGGCTCCGGACTTGAGGAGAACCAAGGAGCAACTTGTGCTTGCCAGGGCGGCTGAACAGCAAGCCAGCAAACGGAGGAGCCGCGGGAGATGGGGCATGACAACGGCGAATTTGTCTTCGATCGCCGTCTTGTCCAACGGGAATGCCGGTCTTGCACACCAGGCGCGCGGTGCCTGTTAGAATCCCTCCACACCACGGGCGTCCGGCAGCTGAAACACCGGCCGCCCGTGGTGGGTTTGGGGGGAGAGTCAGTTGCCGATGGCTTGCAGCCGGGCATCGCCCAGCACCCGCGACAGCTCGCGGCGGAGCTTTTCCGGGGCGTAGAGGAAGGAGGAGGGGACCCGGATCAGCGGCAGGCGGTTCCAGGCGAAGAGCCGGTCCATGAAGCGGTTGCGCTCGGCGCGGGCGGCATCCACGTAGGCGCGTTCGTCCACTTCGATGGCGACCAGCATTTCGGAGGTCCGCGGATCGCAGAGCACGAAATCGACGTGCTGGCTGCCGATCTTCTCGAACACCGGGCTGGCCTCTTCGCCGCGGCGGAACCCGAAGAGGTCGGCCATGCGGGCTTTGGTCAGGATCAGGCAGCGGTCCTGCACGACGCGGTTGAGCACGTGGAGGAAGGAAAGTTCGGACTGCGTGAGCAGCGTCTTGTGACGCCACGTGCGTTCGACCTCGGAAACTTCGGTATCTTGGGGGGCGGTACGGGACTTCGCGGACGGGAGCCATCCGAAGAGTCTTTCCATACGACCCGCTTGGGGGGAGCGGTTCGTCATGGTTAGATTGATAGCACGGGTTTCCTTTAAAAAGAATCCCGTGATGAGGGGTAATGCAGAGGGTGTCGTGAAAATATCACGAAATCTTAATCATCGGGGTGGCTATCTGATTCAGTGGTCTTGCCCACCTTTGTCAGCTCATTTCAAGCTGCGTGTTTCGTGCATCGAGTAATCTCCCGAGAGATTCATGTCGTCTCCAGATGTTTCCACGGTACCGGTGAAGTCCCGCTTCAAATCGATCAAGTCATCCAAGGAGCGGAGGATGACGACGGAGCCTTTCATCAGGACCTTCGGTTTACCGGTATCTTCGTTCCCGTTCTTTTGGCCCATGTCCATTACGGCTTCGAGGCGGGCGCACTTCTTGCCCTCGAAGGTTTCGATTCCCTTGAACGTGATCGTCACGCTTCCCGCCGCTGTGTTGGAATCGCTGACCCCGGCAAAGGGGAAATCCACAAGGTTCACCACCCATGAATCACCGATCTTGCGGGGGGCAGTTCCGTAAGCGGTGATGTCCTTGGAGGAGGAGTCTGGGTACTTCAGGTCCTTCAGCAGCGATCGTTGCAGTGGAGTGGGATTGCCTTTTTCAAGGGCTGCCGTCCAACCGGCCTCGGAACGTGTCATGATGACGGGAGTGTTCAGGAGGGGGGAAGATCCCCGCTGGGGGTTCTCCTTTCCATCGATGACGAAGGTTTGGACTTTGGAGGCGGCAGTGACGGTGCGCCTGATTTTGTCGGGAGCCAGGAATTCGATGGCTTCGGTTCCGCTTTCGCTGCTTTCGCAGGTGCCTTCTTTGGTTTCTCCGGCCATGGTGGCCTTGAACTTGCCGTTTTTCAGTTCCTGCCCCTGGGTGATCACGCAGTTGGCAGGAGGGGTGGAGCCGGGTTTGGCGAGGACGTAGGCCGCTTTCCCAGCGGATGTGGTCTCCTGGCCAGAGGCCATCAAGGTCAGGGCGGCAAAGGAGGTGATGGAACGGAGGAGTTTCATCGCCGCACGGGGCCAGATATCTGTTGTCCGTGGCAAGAAGAATTGAGAAACGGTTGGTGCCTTGCCGGGTCAGAATAGGCTTGCGGTCCGGGGCCTCCGCCCGTATAGCGCCGCCGCTGCCCGCAAGGGATCAGCCGTTTTCATCCGTTTCGGCAGGGGGGTATCCCCGCGGTTCTCTGGTTGCAAACGACATCGGCCGCTTCTGACAAACCGGCCGTTTCTCCTCCGATGCCATCGGAGTGAATCAACCAGAAACCACATCGGGAGACACACTGTCTTCCCCTGGCGTTTGTCGCCCTGACAAGGCCGTGCCGCGATCGCGCGCACCGGCCACCTGACGAAATGATGACCACGTTTGCTTCCTTCAATTTGAATCCCGCCATTGCCAAGGCCATCGACGCCTGCGGCTTTGAGACCCCCACCCCGATCCAGGCCAAGTCGATCCCGATCGTGATGGCCGGCCGCGACCTGATGGCCTCCTCGCAGACCGGCAGCGGCAAGACCGCGTCGTTCGTGGTGCCGATGCTGCACCGGCTGATGGAGCGTTCCGGCACCGGCCGCCGCGGCCCGCGCGCGCTCGTCCTGACCCCCACCCGCGAGCTCGCGGTGCAGGTCCAGGAAGAGGTCCGCCGCTTCGGCAAGTTTTCCGGCCTGACCTCCGGCATCGTCGTCGGCGGTGTCGGCTACGGCCCGCAGTACCAGCTTCTCTCCCGCCCGCTGGACGTGCTGGTGGCTACCCCCGGCCGCCTGATCGACCACCTCGACCAGAAGAAGGTGGACCTTTCCAACGTCGAGTTCCTCGTCCTGGACGAGGCCGACCGCATGCTGGACATGGGCTTCGTGAAGCCGGTGCGCCGCATCGCGGGCTACACCCCGGATTCCAAGCAGTCGCTCCTGTTCTCCGCCACGCTGGAGGGCGAGGTCCGCCGCGTCGCCACCGACCTGCTCCGCCAGCCGGAACTCGTCGAGCTGGCCGCGAACAAGGTCCGCCACGAGGGCATCGAGCAGAAGCTCTTCCACGTCGACAATGTCGACCACAAGCGCCGCCTCCTCGACCACTGGCTGGGTGACCGCGAGATCAAGCAGGCCGTCATCTTCACCGGCACCAAGCGCCGGGCCGACCGCCTCGCCAAGTCGCTGGCGCTCAGCGGCCATTCCTGCGCCGCGCTCCATGGCGACAAGACCCAGGGCCAGCGCAAGCGCACCATCGACCAGATGCGTGACGGCAGCGTGAAGCTCCTCGTCGCCACCGACGTGGCGGCCCGCGGTCTGGATATCGATGGCATCAGCCACGTGATCAACTACGACCTGCCGATGGTCCCGGAGGACTACATCCACCGCATCGGCCGCACCGGCCGCGCGGGAGCCACCGGCACCGCCATTTCACTGGTCGCGCCGGAGGATCGCGAAAAACTGCGCGATATCGAAAAGCTCACCGGCAACCGCCTGGTGGGTGAGCACCTGAAGGGTGACGAGCCGAAGATCCCGCTCACCGTGGTGATCCCGAAGGCCCCGAAACCGGCGCCCCGCGGTCGCGGCCAGCAGGGCGGCGGACAAGGTGGCGGACAGGGCCGGGCCCCGCAGGGCAATGGCCAGGGCCGTAACCGCAACGGTGGCGGCGGTCGCCCGGGTGGCCAACCGCAGGGGGGCGGCCGCTCCGAAAACCGTGGTGGCAGCCGGGGTCCGCGCCCCGCCCGTGCGTAACTCCCCCCGGTCCCGGGTTCTAATTGTTCGCGACTTTCGCGCCCCCGGCCTTACAGATGCCCATGGCTACCTGTGGCCGGGATTGACCCGGGACTCCAAACCCTTTACACGCAGCGATCCTTTTCCTCATGACGAAGCTCCAGATTCCCTTTGAGCGGGTCAATTGGCTCAATACCGTCTTCCTCGCCATCATCAGCCTGACCGCCGTGGTGGCCGCCCCGATCTACCTCTGGCATCACGGCATGGACTGGTTCCAGTTCGGCATGATGATGTTCTACATCATCGCCACCGGCATGAGCATCACGCTCGGCTACCACCGGTTGTTCTCCCACCTGTCCTTCAAGGCGAAGTGGCCGATCCGGTTCCTGACCCTCGTTTTCGGTGCCTGCGCGTTTGAAAACTCGGCCCTGAACTGGTGCTCCGACCACCGCCGCCACCACAAGCACACGGACCACGACGACGATCCGTATGACATCACCAAGGGTTTCTTCTGGGCCCACATCGGCTGGATCCTCTTCAAGCTCAACCCGGAGCCGCCGATGGACAACGTCCAGGACCTCCGCAAGGACAAGCTCGTCATGTGGCAGCACCGCTGGGACAAGGTCATCGCCCTCGTGGTCGGCCTGCTGATTCCCGCCGCGCTCGGATTCGTCTGGCACAAGTTCGCCAAGGGTGGCGACGGCTACACGGGTGCCCTCGGCGGTTTCCTGCTCGCCGGCGTCCTGCGCGTCTTCCTCGTCCAGCAGAGCACCTTCTTCATCAACTCGCTCTGCCACTGCATCGGCAGCCAGCCCTACTCCACCCGCTGCAGCGCCCGTGACAGCTTCGTCATGTCGCTCTTCACCTTCGGCGAGGGCTACCACAACTATCACCACGAGTTCCAGCACGACTACCGCAACGGCGTGAAGGCCTGGAATTTCGATCCGACCAAGTGGGCCATCTGGCTGCTCGCCAAGGTCGGTCTGGCCAGCGACCTGCGCCGCGTGCCGGCCAGCAAGGTGGTCCTTTCCCAGATCATGGAGGCCCGCCGCAAGGCCGCCGACGAAATGGAGCGCCTGCTGGCCGCCGACGACCATCCGTGGCGCGACAAGGCGGTGGAGGCCGTTCACGCCCTCAGCGAGCGCCTGGCCGCGAACTACCACGAGCTGGAAGCCGCCGTCGCCGGTCGTGTCGATCTCTCCCGCAAGGCGCTGCGCCGCTGGAGCAAGGAGACCCGCGAAATGCTCGACCACCTCGCCGAGGTGTGCAAGCTGCCGGAAGTCAAAGTCCCCGCAACGGCTTGAGCCTGTGCGCTTCGGGTGGACAGTTCCCGGAGCAACCCGTAGAGTGATCCTCGCGTGACGTTGCTCCAACTCGGCTGGAATCCCTTTTTTGAAGAGGCCTTTGCTCCCTACCGGAGCAAGGGCCTTGTTCCTGCCCGCTTGATCCGGGAGACCGCCATCAATTATGGCGCGTTTCTGGAAGGCGGGGATGAGATCGATGTCGTCCTGTCCGGCAAGGTCTGGCATGACGCCGCCAACGATGCCGAATTGCCCGCCGTGGGCGATTGGGTGGCGGTCGATCTGGGCGGCGAGAATGAGGAAGCGGTGATCCGCGCCCGGCTGCCGCGCCGCTCGTGTTTCTCCCGGAAGATGCCGGGCAAGAGCTCCGAGGAGCAGGTCATTGGCGCGAATGTCGATGTCGTGGCCGTGGTCACGGACGCCGGCCCGGACTTCAATCCACGGCGGATGGAGCGCTACTTCACCTTGATCGCCCGCAGCGGCGCGAAGGCGGTGGTGCTGATGAACAAGGCCGACCTTTTCACCAAGGAGGAGAATGCCGAGGCCGCCGCCGTGCTCGCCGCGCTCTGCCCGGAGGCGGACATCCACATCACCAGCGCCCTGAACCGGAAGGGGCTCCATGTCCTGAAGTCCTACCTCAAGAAGGGCTCCACCATGTGCGTGGTCGGCTCCAGCGGCGTGGGCAAGTCCACCTTGGTCAACCAGCTATACGGCGATGAGTGGCAGTGGACCGGCGATTGCAACGAGGTCACCGGCAAGGGCCGCCACACCACCACCTCCCGCGAGCTGGTGCCGCTGCCCGGGAACGGGATGCTCATCGACAATCCCGGGATGCGGGAGATCCAGATGTGGACGGACGAGCAGACGCTGCGCGAGAGCTTCGCGGACGTCGAGGCGCTGTCCCATGACTGCAAGTTCGCCGATTGCCGCCACCAGAAGGACGCCGGCTGCGCCATCCGCGGCGCGGTGGAGGCCGGGACGCTGGAGCTTGGCCGCTATGAAAGTTTCCTGCAGCTCGAGGACGAGATCGCCGAGCTGCGGCGGCGCGCGAAGAAGCGCCAGATGTCCGTGGAGCGGTGGGCGAAGCGGAACCACCGGGTGAAGGCCCGGAATCTGAACGACCGCATCCAGTTGGAGAAAGACGAGCGCGGCGACTGGCGTTGAGAGGGGTGTTCGCCGGTTCGACCCCGTGATTCGCGAGATTATCGCAACTCCGAGTGGTGGCCGGGGTTTACAAGCAGTTGCAAGACAGCCGGTAGGCATTGGGGCGGGGGAGATATCCCGCGTTGCCATATGCTTGGTTTTGGCTAAAGTCCGCCGCTTTCTCTGTTTGTCGCATCAACCCTCTCCTGCCATGACACCTCCCAAACGGCCGGTCCCGCCACCGCGTCCCCAAGTGCCGCCCGCCGGCAATTCCCGTCACGCCATCCAGGCGGAATACAAGAAACGGGAACAGCAGGCCCAGATCCGCACGGTGCTGCTTTCCATCATCGCCCTCGGCGGGGTGTGGATCGGGCTCCAGAAGTTCGGCATCACGAAGAAGTTCATTTCCAGCGCCGCCCCGGCCGAGCAAACGGCCAAGAAGAAGCGCCTGGGTTCCGGTGCCGTCTCGGGCGACCACGAATCCGAGGTCGGCTACGCGGACTTGTTCAAGAACCCGCTGCCGGCGACTACCCCCGGCAGCAAGGGCACGACTGCTTCGGCGAACGGCACGGACACCGCCGGTGGCTCGTCCAGTGGCGGCACCGCCTCCGGCGAAACCCACGGCACGGTCGGCGAGGTGCTGGCTGCCAACGACGATGACGTTTTCGGTGACTCGATCCTGCCGCTGGCCGGTCAGGACGCCACCCGCGAGATCACGCTCAAGAAGGACCGCGAGTTCCTGGAACGTGCGGTCACCGAAGGCGCGTGGGCGAGCTACCGCAAGCTGATGGGCCGCTCGATGGACGCCGCGGTGGCGACCATGCGCCTTGGCGATGGCCGGAACCGCTACGATGAGTTCTGGAAGACCCCGATGTTCTACCAGGCCTTCCTGCGCTGGCAGGTGCTCGGCCGGTTCTCTCCGCAGGACATCCATGACGTGACCCACGACACCCGCGCGCGGGACATGATCACCTGGGTGATGAACACCCCGGAGAAAATGGAGGAGATCCTCCTCACGGTGCGTCCGGAGGACGACAAGCAGAAGGTCATGGTGTTCTTGAAGGACGCCTGGACCGCGAAGGAGGACGTCGCGAAGAAGTACTTCAACCTCGCCTTGGCCACCGCCGTGGTCTTCGACAAGCCGATGACCGCCAAGAACCCGGGCGGCGAGAAGGATTACTCCGCGGAGCTCTCGATCGACCCGCTCGTCCGCTACCTCTGGTACATCGAAAAGGACGAGAAGGGGAAGATGGTGGGGCCGATCGACCGCCTGCCCGCCCGCGATCTCGTCTACGTTGTCTGCGCGCCGGTGATCCAGTCCGAGCTGGATTGGGCGGTGAACAAAATGCACCTCAGCCGGAAGAACTGGGGCGATGCCTATGGCATGATCAACTACCTCATGGAGCGCGCCGTGAAGGGCATCAATCCCTACAAGGAATACACCTTCGCCGAGATCCTGAAGGAAGGCGGCATCTGCGGCGACCAGTCCTATTTCTGCGCGAACACCGCGCGCGCCAATGGCATCCCGGCGATGGTCTTCGCCGGTGAAACCGACCTCGGCGGCCACGCCTGGGTGGCGCTCAAGGTGAAGGACGACGAATGGACCACGAGCGTGGGCCGCATCGGCGGCGTGTCGAAGGGCCAGACGGACAACCCGCAGGTGGGCGGTGGCATCACCGAGCAGGAGGTCTGGCAGTGGAACGACCGCGACCACCAGAGCGCCGTGATCACCCTCGGCGTGTTCCGTCACCTGTGGCTGACGGATTACTACACCGCCCAGGGCAAGAAGGAGATGGCCGCGGAGGTCGTGCGCCTCGCGAACACCGTCGGCCGCTCGTTCGTCGAGACCTGGACGAAGCTCTACGGCGTGATGGAGGACGAGACCGGCGCTAAGGATCCGAAGTCCAGTGAGGTCTACGATGCTTGGAAGAAGTTCGCCTCCGACATGCGCCGCGAGTTCCGCGAGAACCCGCGGATGGCCGCGCTCGCCGCCAAGGCCGAGACCGAGCATGTCTTCCCCTACGGCAGTGAGAACGATGCCAAGACCGCGTTCCTGCGCGAGCGCCGCCGCGACGAGCGCAACCAGTCCGAGCAGAAGGACCTGATCGCCGAATCGCTGAAGCGCGAGGCCGAGATCATCCTCAAGCGCGGCTCGGCGACCGCGAAGAAGGACATCGAGCACCTCTACGATCCAGCGCTGCGCGAGTATGGGGGCAGCATCACCGGCTTCAAGATGATCATGGCCGATTACTTCGGCTACATGAAGGACGATCCGGAAATGGCGAAGAAGGCCGTCCGCGACATCGAGCTGGCGTTCAACCGCGTCGTGAAGAGCGATTCCGGCAACTGGTTCCGCACCAAGACCGAGGCGGGCATCGTCACCACCATCGCCGGGTACTACCGCCAGGTCGGTGAAGAGGACCGCGCGAAACTCCTCGAGAAGCGCTACGAGCGCGAGATGGCGAAGGCCGAGCGGGACGCGCTCTGAATGTCTCCTTTCTCCTCCGAAGGCCCGGCGGACGAGCTCCGCCGGGCTTTTTTGTAGCTGAAAGCTCTGCTTTCAGAATGTAGGGGGAAGCTCCCGCTTTCCCTCTTCGTGGAGAGGACATCGCTCGGCCTATCCGCCCCCCGCCAACTGGAGCTGGCGGAGACCTTTCGAAAGCAGGGCTTTCGACCACATTGGCTTGGCAGCGGGGGAAAGGGGCCCTTTGTTGGCAGCCATGATGGAAGTCGATCTGACCCGCCTGCCCGATGCCGATCCGATCCGGGCCTACCGTTACCGGGATGGTCTCTATGGCGCGGACCTGGTGACGGCGGCGCTGGTGCACCTCGATTTCTTCACGTGGCTGGGCGAGCATCCGTCGGATCTGGCGGGGATCTGCGCGCACTTCGGGTTCGCGGCCACGCGTCCGGCGGACGTGATGATGACCTTGTTCGCCGCGAACGGGTTCGTGCGCTCGGAGGGCGGAGTGTTCCATCTCACGGACAGCGGCCGGATCGCCCTGACCGGCGGCTCGCCATGGTCGCTGGCCCCTTACTACGCCTCACTCAAAGACCGTCCGATCACCAAGGATTACCTGAAGGTACTGGCGACCGGAAAACCCGCGAACTGGGGCAGCTACAACGCGGGCGACTGGCACAAGTCGATGGAGGACGATGCGTTCGCGCGCCTGTTCACCGCGGCGATGGATTGCCGCGGCGTGCTGCTGGGGCCGGCCATGGCGAAGGCGCTCGATCTTTCGGGGTTCACGCGGGTGCTGGACATCGGCGGCGGCTCCGGGATCTACGCCTGCTCGCTGGTGGCGAACCATCCGCATCTCTCCGGAGTGGTGTTCGACCAGGCCTCGGTCGAGCGGATCGCGCGCCAGCGGGTTTCAGAGCTGGGGTACGGCGAGCGTGTGGAGGTGGTGGCGGGCGACATGTTCCGCGATCCGTTGCCGCAGGACTGCGATCTGCATCTGTTCTCGAATGTCCTGCACGATTGGGACGAGCCGGAGGTCCGCGAGCTGCTGGCCTCGTCCTTCCGGGCGCTGAAGCCCGGTGGCATGCTCATCCTCCACGATGCCTTCATCCACGCCGACAAGGCCGGGCCGCTGCCGGTGGCCGAGTATTCCGCGCTGCTGATGCACTCCACCCAGGGGAAATGTTACTCCACCGGCGAGTACGAGGCCCTGCTGGCGGAGGCCGGATTCCACGGCTTCACCTATCAGGACACCGCCGCCGACCGCGGCGTGATGACGGCGCTGAAGCCGTGACGTAGCGCGAAGCTGAGCTTCGCGTGCGGGAAACGGCCTGATGCGAACCGGGGTCCCCTTTTTGGGAAAGGGCCGGGAGCAGCACGCGAAGCCAAGCTTCGCGCTACCTGATTCCCCTTACGCCGAGCGCTTCGAGATCTTGCTGGGCACCACGTTGTCCGGTTCCGCGGCTTCGGCGCAGTGGCCGGTGACGGTGCGGCCGAGCATGGCCTCGTAGCGCTGGATGTAGGCGGAGGCGGTGGCCTCGTGGTTGAAGCGCTGGTTGGACTCCCGCATCACCCGGGCGAGCTGGCGTTCGCGTACCTCCACGGGTTGGGCATGGAACCTCAGCGCCTCCTCCACGGCCCAGCGCAGGCCGCCGGGATCGAAGATCTTGAACAGGAAGCCGTTGCCTTCGTCGTTGGCTACGTTCATTTCCTCCACGGTGTCGTGCAGGCCGCCGGTGTCGTGGGCGATGGTGAGGCTGCCGTACTTCGGCGCGATCATCTGCGGCAGGCCGCAGGGCTCGAACGAGGACGGCATGAAGATGAAGTCGCTGGCGGCATAGCCGACATGGGACAGCGTCTCGCAGAAGTCCCGCACGGCGACGCGTTCCTGGAGCCCGTGCATCGCCACGATGCGTTGGAAATGGTGCTGGTAGGCACCGCTGGCGACCACCGCGATCTGCAGGCCGCTGTGGGCGTGGTCCGCCACCAGCTTGTAGAGGATCTCGGTGAGGAGCTGGCAGCCCTTCTGGACCGGGTCGAGGCGGGACGGCCAGAAGAACAGCGGCGCGTCCGGGTCGAGCTTGAGGCCGAGCTGGGCCTGGAAGGCCAGCTTGTTGGCGCGTTTGCCTTCGATCACATCCTTCGGCCCGTAGGAGTGGGGCAGGCAGGGATCGGTGGCGGGGTCGAAGACGGCGTCCGGGGCATTGAGGATGCCGCTGGCGTGGCCGCTGTGGAACTTGGCCCGGAGCTCGTTGCGGATCGGGTCCGGGACGAAGCCGTGGCAGCCGTCCACCACCTCGTGGAGGAAGGTCGGGCTCACCGTGTTCACATGGCTGGCGGCGAAGATGCCGCTGGTGAGCAGGTCCACCGGGTTCTCGCCACGGCTTTCCTCGTAGCTGTACGGCGTGCGGCGGTAGTAGAGGTGCTGCCAGAAGTCCGCGGCATCGATGCCGCGGTCCTCGATCTGGGCGAGCGTGCGGTGCTCGCTGTGGATGTTGTGGACGGTGAAGAGGCAGGGAATGCCGTGGCGCTTCGCCACGCCCGGGATCAGGCCGGTCATCCAGTCGTTGCAGTGGATCAGGTCCGGCCGCACCTGCGGGATGGTGTGGTTGATCACCTCGCGCTGGAAGGCGAGGGCGATCAGGTGGTTCTCCGCGCCGTAGACCGTGTTGCGGTGATAGAACACGCGGTCCTCCGCCAGATGGATGCGCTGTTCCGGCAGGGATCGGCTGACCTTCTCATACTCATGGGCCAGCACGCTCTCCACATCGAGGTGGAACATCCGGCGGTAGTTCGGCAGGGCCACATGGACGTCCGCGCCCTGGTCGTAGAGCGCCTTCACCAGTGAGGCGGATACATCCGCCAGGCCCCCGGCTTTCGCGCACATCCGTTGGGCGAGATTGCCCATTCCTTCCGGGAGATAAGTGATCTCCGGCGTGACGACGAGAATGCGGGGGCGGTGGGTCGGGGTCATCCGAGGCAAGGGGGTTTCTATCAGCGATAGGCGAGGCGGTGGAAGATCGCAAGAATTGTCGCGTCCGCTCGAAAAAGAGAACGTGGTTGCTTGGCCGTATGCATTTCCATGTGGCTTCGCTGCGGGATATGGGTCAAAAGTTAGGGTTACGGCAAA comes from Luteolibacter sp. LG18 and encodes:
- a CDS encoding DUF2726 domain-containing protein, yielding MTNRSPQAGRMERLFGWLPSAKSRTAPQDTEVSEVERTWRHKTLLTQSELSFLHVLNRVVQDRCLILTKARMADLFGFRRGEEASPVFEKIGSQHVDFVLCDPRTSEMLVAIEVDERAYVDAARAERNRFMDRLFAWNRLPLIRVPSSFLYAPEKLRRELSRVLGDARLQAIGN
- a CDS encoding DEAD/DEAH box helicase — encoded protein: MMTTFASFNLNPAIAKAIDACGFETPTPIQAKSIPIVMAGRDLMASSQTGSGKTASFVVPMLHRLMERSGTGRRGPRALVLTPTRELAVQVQEEVRRFGKFSGLTSGIVVGGVGYGPQYQLLSRPLDVLVATPGRLIDHLDQKKVDLSNVEFLVLDEADRMLDMGFVKPVRRIAGYTPDSKQSLLFSATLEGEVRRVATDLLRQPELVELAANKVRHEGIEQKLFHVDNVDHKRRLLDHWLGDREIKQAVIFTGTKRRADRLAKSLALSGHSCAALHGDKTQGQRKRTIDQMRDGSVKLLVATDVAARGLDIDGISHVINYDLPMVPEDYIHRIGRTGRAGATGTAISLVAPEDREKLRDIEKLTGNRLVGEHLKGDEPKIPLTVVIPKAPKPAPRGRGQQGGGQGGGQGRAPQGNGQGRNRNGGGGRPGGQPQGGGRSENRGGSRGPRPARA
- a CDS encoding fatty acid desaturase; the protein is MTKLQIPFERVNWLNTVFLAIISLTAVVAAPIYLWHHGMDWFQFGMMMFYIIATGMSITLGYHRLFSHLSFKAKWPIRFLTLVFGACAFENSALNWCSDHRRHHKHTDHDDDPYDITKGFFWAHIGWILFKLNPEPPMDNVQDLRKDKLVMWQHRWDKVIALVVGLLIPAALGFVWHKFAKGGDGYTGALGGFLLAGVLRVFLVQQSTFFINSLCHCIGSQPYSTRCSARDSFVMSLFTFGEGYHNYHHEFQHDYRNGVKAWNFDPTKWAIWLLAKVGLASDLRRVPASKVVLSQIMEARRKAADEMERLLAADDHPWRDKAVEAVHALSERLAANYHELEAAVAGRVDLSRKALRRWSKETREMLDHLAEVCKLPEVKVPATA
- the rsgA gene encoding ribosome small subunit-dependent GTPase A, whose product is MTLLQLGWNPFFEEAFAPYRSKGLVPARLIRETAINYGAFLEGGDEIDVVLSGKVWHDAANDAELPAVGDWVAVDLGGENEEAVIRARLPRRSCFSRKMPGKSSEEQVIGANVDVVAVVTDAGPDFNPRRMERYFTLIARSGAKAVVLMNKADLFTKEENAEAAAVLAALCPEADIHITSALNRKGLHVLKSYLKKGSTMCVVGSSGVGKSTLVNQLYGDEWQWTGDCNEVTGKGRHTTTSRELVPLPGNGMLIDNPGMREIQMWTDEQTLRESFADVEALSHDCKFADCRHQKDAGCAIRGAVEAGTLELGRYESFLQLEDEIAELRRRAKKRQMSVERWAKRNHRVKARNLNDRIQLEKDERGDWR
- a CDS encoding methyltransferase, producing MMEVDLTRLPDADPIRAYRYRDGLYGADLVTAALVHLDFFTWLGEHPSDLAGICAHFGFAATRPADVMMTLFAANGFVRSEGGVFHLTDSGRIALTGGSPWSLAPYYASLKDRPITKDYLKVLATGKPANWGSYNAGDWHKSMEDDAFARLFTAAMDCRGVLLGPAMAKALDLSGFTRVLDIGGGSGIYACSLVANHPHLSGVVFDQASVERIARQRVSELGYGERVEVVAGDMFRDPLPQDCDLHLFSNVLHDWDEPEVRELLASSFRALKPGGMLILHDAFIHADKAGPLPVAEYSALLMHSTQGKCYSTGEYEALLAEAGFHGFTYQDTAADRGVMTALKP
- a CDS encoding glycogen/starch synthase; protein product: MTPTHRPRILVVTPEITYLPEGMGNLAQRMCAKAGGLADVSASLVKALYDQGADVHVALPNYRRMFHLDVESVLAHEYEKVSRSLPEQRIHLAEDRVFYHRNTVYGAENHLIALAFQREVINHTIPQVRPDLIHCNDWMTGLIPGVAKRHGIPCLFTVHNIHSEHRTLAQIEDRGIDAADFWQHLYYRRTPYSYEESRGENPVDLLTSGIFAASHVNTVSPTFLHEVVDGCHGFVPDPIRNELRAKFHSGHASGILNAPDAVFDPATDPCLPHSYGPKDVIEGKRANKLAFQAQLGLKLDPDAPLFFWPSRLDPVQKGCQLLTEILYKLVADHAHSGLQIAVVASGAYQHHFQRIVAMHGLQERVAVRDFCETLSHVGYAASDFIFMPSSFEPCGLPQMIAPKYGSLTIAHDTGGLHDTVEEMNVANDEGNGFLFKIFDPGGLRWAVEEALRFHAQPVEVRERQLARVMRESNQRFNHEATASAYIQRYEAMLGRTVTGHCAEAAEPDNVVPSKISKRSA